caataataaaataaagttatcgaataaaccttattcgattaatagttttaaaaactataaccatatatatatataaatatatatatatataaaatctacccgggatcctcgactcccggttttagaaaatgttttcacctttgggtccctatactaagggtatatgcatattactgctattctctagcataggtattatcaactgaaccaacagatatatatggcaagaatacgaaacaggcatgcatatatataccatatcagcatgcttcaatatatcgcaacatttgctaattaatcaacatgcatctatcgcaagataatgcatatacatatatacatcacaacaacagtataacgggtagaaaacttgcctgagcgactgggggttacgaatggctcgggacgagtctggtaacctataaacaacaagtaagttggaattaaaccaaagtcacttgtaaatctatactctaaccaactcagactctaacgctcgttttgcgcttactgattctctcaagtcactcgagtaccctcggctccaccatttttaataatttaaccattacgagttttaagtcgattccttcgcgagtgtcttaccaactgcctaacacacttaacataattgtttcatacattaattaaccctttaaggtctttaacctatgtttcaaagtaaggcgaggggtaatggttcgttcgcgaaatatcgttacttaaaacggccgtttctcctaaaccgtacatcggaatcaaacgaaccacatatcaaaacgaagctcgtaacatgaactatctaaatatggcaatggtcaaaacctagcagggagttatcgggtcctaatattatgtacaaaagtagtctaaagtaaatcggacattacgacggctatgtttacgcgatttcccaaatttaaaccaatccaaatcaatcaccaaacaaccccaatccattcttAAAACCAAAGCCCATCCATAACACATTACAACAGTCCCAACCAActcattattaacaattatacttattcctaaaacttgaatttaaactatactaaatcctttaaccaaaccataagatttcaacatctcATTCACCActattccaacccaaactctaaacaaacaagcttcaagctattctttaccataactatcaaaatcatcctaatatacaaagtaaaactagggtttggagatgatataccttccttgaagtggtgtgagtagctaggaagccttaggaagccttgaggagtcttagggatgcttggatcttaaaggaaaaacaagaaaaatcaagttaaaaaccttgaaatcactattcattgtcttcctcattgatttcttggagaagattgagaatgaattagaggcttaaactcataagatagccataactatgcataaggaatactagagaattatcttaccaatttaggaagcttggatcttggattttgaaattcttctctttgaaaaataggaaaagccgagagcaaggtgggagagatgaatgatttttgtgtttgctttgtttttgttttggtaggttgattttcttttgatttgttttggttaattaccttattaaccttgtctttgtgtggttataaactaaccacatctccttccccttatgtcatgcttatgtcatgctcatgatgtcatcctcccctctttgtcctcttctcattggttgggtgacatcatcccctctaatctctttgattaacttcctaattgtttgcctaatgaccgttgatctgttatacggttcgcttaactttcgttttcgtttatcgtttgagggatcatacccgagatcttattacttaggttcccttaacctttctcaatatattgtattccttttatgatcctctcttataatcctttaatttaaatcctttttatcctgttaccttatacttaattttTTCCGTATccagtggatttccgggaaaaatcaaagtgttcggaattggattctgacgatctttacatatacttatatataccacatagaatacaataatatcccagaagataaataacagaacccctgcatagtgtggcatgaaaagttttctcattcatcaaaaacactattcataagggtttgaaaatttttccaaaaattggggttattacacttacATACTATAtgtatgataaaaaacacatGACAATATGGTGCAGTGGTAATAGATTGTATAGTTGAATAAAATAACttgagttcgattcccacaaaacacatcttttatataaatattaaaaacaggggtaatttagtctttttaacgagactttttaatctcatgaaattatatccttattcttctattatatatagaagagatatgAATATTAAATGCATTGTGCTTTTCTGTGATACACCTACAACTAGTCAGGGTTAGTAGGGTAATTTCCGATTACCGCATGAAGCAAAATTTAAACCGCATTTAGCAAGCTTGTTTTTTTGTTTGTAAATTTAATATGCAACCTGCGACTAATTAGCTATCACCCAACTTGCGACGTTGTCCGCCTGGCTGCCTTGAATTCGGTTTCTGTGTTgcaaataaaataataaaaaaatgtacTTCATTTGCATACAATTCGAACACAACAGAACATGCCAGTCTGGGTTTGTGCGCCATGTTCTGCGTTGCTTTACCAGGCGGTAACATCTTTTCTGCGGCTTGTGTGAATGAAACACAGGGCTGCCAAAACACTGGAGTACCACTTTTGCTTTCCTTTATACAAACATCAATTGTCAgctaaattaacagaaaaacgAACTGGCAGCAAAACAATTCACTGGAAGCCTTTTAATccgaaaaataattaaattaaaaaaaattatatattaaaatttaagtagtaaattaatttagttaaatttataaaataaatttatttaaattaagttcataaaataaacttatttaaattaaatttataaaataaatttgttaaaccaaatttacaaaataaatttatgtaaatgaaaaattaataaaataaattagtttCAGGATCCTACTTTGTGTACCAATCagtctgctctgataccaattgttagatcCAGGGGGGTTGAATATGACAATCAccaaattaaaaaattctttcgaatcttttgcggatataaaatttaatgCTAGGTTATGTGTTGTAATTGCAGATTCAATAAACTGTGGAACTTGCAGAGAGATGTAAAGTTGCAGAGAGATGCAAGAGAGAGTGAGAGAAAAATGAATATTACATTTCCTGATTAGAATGTGTGTTTTTGTACAACTAGATCATTCAACTTGCTACAAAGAAAGGAGCTAACTATATATACAATACACATCTGTAACTAACTAACAAACTATGGCGGGAAAACTAACAGCTggaatatataaaataatttactTATCAAATTCTATTTATTACGTAATATGACCAACACCCCCCCCCCCCTCAAGTTGGAGGGGAAGGAACGAACACCCAACTTAGACAGAGCTGCTTGATGATGAATGCCAAGTagaggtttggtaaaaatatcaGCTAGTTGTGTAGAAGTTGGAGTATAACTCAAAGAGATTAGTCCAGAGCCAAGTTTCTCCCGAACAAAATGACAATCTAGCTCTATATGTTTAGTGCATTCGTGGAAGACCGGATTCTTGGAAATGTATATAGCTGCCATGTTATCACACTTAACTGGAATGGGATTGATATTAGGCATATCAAAATCAGAAAGTAATCTAGACAACCATGCTAATTCTGCAGTAACATGACGAAGAGATCGGTATTCAGCCTCGGCTGAAGATAAAGAAATGGTATGCTGTTTCTTTGATTTCCATGAAATCAAACTGTCTCCCAGAAATACCACAAATCCACTTACAGAACGTCTGGTGTGAGGGCAGGCAGCCCAGTCTGCATCACAATATGCCGCAACAGTATAATCAGACGAATTACTAAAGAACAACCCTTGGTTTGGATCACTCTTAAGGTATCGCAGCACATGAATGGCAGCATTCCAGTGTGGAAGACGTGGATCAGCCATAAACTGGCTTAAATGTTGGACTGCAAATGACAAATCTGGACGAGTATTTGTCAAAAAATTCAGTTTACCAACCAATTTTCGATACAGAGAAGGATCATCAATACTCTGACCTTCATTAGGCATTAACTTTGTAGATGAATCTAAAGGACTAACAACCGAAGACATGTGAGAACAATCAAACTCGGTTAACATATCTATCACAAATTTTCTTTGTGACAGAACAACACCAGTGGCAATATAGTTGAACTCAATGCCTAAGAAGTAATGCAAACGACCCAGATCTTTAATCTTGAAGGTATTATCCAATAAACTTTTGATAGCTGAGATTTCTGTAGTATCATTTCCTGTAACAAGGATTTCATCAACGTAGACAGCTAGAAAAGTGATGCCAGAACCAATTTTCTTGTAGAAAAGAGATGTATCATTTTGAGAGAATTTATAACCTTTGGACAACAATGCTGTGCTTAGCTTGAAATGCCATTCTCGAGAAGCCTGTTTAAGACCATATAGAGATTTCCTGAGTTTGCAAATAAGAGTATTGTCAGAAACAACTAGTCCTGGAGGAATTTTCATATAGATGTCTTCATGAAGATCGCCATGAAGAAAGGCGTTATTGACGTCCAATTGAGTCATTTCCCAACCTTTCTTAATAGCAGTGGCAACAAGAGCTCGTATTGTGGTCATTTTTACCACAGGAGAAAAAGTCTCTGTGTAGTCAATACCCTCTTTCTGGGTAAACCCTTTAACAACCAGACGGGCTGTATACCGTTCTATTGATCCATCAGCATGATGCTTTACTTTGAATACCCATTTACATGAAATCGATTTCTTTCCCTTTGGTAAAGAAACAAGGGACCAGGTATTATTAGTTTCCAATGCTGAGAATTCAGTAGCTATGGCTTGTTTCCATTCTGGAAACTGAGCAGCAATCTCATAAGAAGAGGGTTCAGCAGGAGGTAAACCCATTGTAGGAGTGGCACAGCAGACAGTAGAAGTAGCCAGGGGAACAGAAACAGAAGAACAGAAAGAAGTAATGGTATATGAACAACAAGAAGAGGTGCAGTGAGCTTGTAAAGGGTATTCATAATCATTAAGATAAGATGGCAATTTAGTAGTACGAGTAGACTTCCTAATAACTGGAGAGCTGTGACCTTGATCACCTTGATTAGACAAATGTATAGATGGATCAGAAGCATCAGAGGATGACTCTGAGACATTATCAATGACTGGTAGAGGAATAAAGCTAGAAGAAATGTCTGTTTGCACTAAGGGAAAAACATCTTCATAGAATTTGGCATCTCTAGATATGATAGTAGAATTATTTGCTAAATTGAGAAACTTGTAAGCCTTTTTACCGAAAGGATAACCTAAGAAAAGACAAGTTAAAGCACGAGGTGACAACTTGTCTCTGTTAACCTTTGGAACTGTGACATGTGCAAGACAACCAAATGGTTTGAGATGTGTATAAGATGGTTTAGTGCCAAAGAGAATTTCATAAGGAGTCAAACCTTTCAGGACTCTGGATGGAAAATGATTTATAAGATAGGTGGAGGTTAAAACACAGTCACCCCAATATTGTTTGGGGAGATTGGACTGAAACAGAAGGGCTCGAGATGTTTCCAACAGGTGCTTGTGTTTCCTCtccacaacaccattttgttgtggagtgtGAGCACAAGAAGTTTGATGTAAAATGCCTTTGTCAAGAAAATACTGACTAGCATCATGACTTAAACCAAGTTCTAGAGCATTGTCTGTTCTAACAGATTTTACCTTAACATTGAACTGAGTATCAACCATGGAAACAAAGTATTTGATAAAAGGAAATGCATTGCTCTTAGAACTGAGCAAGTGAGTCCAGGTTACCCTGGAAAAGTCATCTACAATGGTTAGAAAGTAGCTGTATTTGTTATATGTTTTGATGGGATATGGTCCCCATATGTCAACATGAATTAACTCAAAACAAGCATTAGAATGAATCTGGCTATGAGGAAAAGGCAATCGATGTTGTCTAGATTTAGCACAAACATCACAATGACTAAATTCACAAGAGGTATTGGAATCAATATTACACAAAGAAAGAGTATGAAGCTTGGACATAGGTAAATGACCTAGTCTAAGATGCCATGTTTTGACAGTGACATTACAGGAAATAGTAGAATTACAATCATTAACATGTGAAACAGTTGGAGGTAAAGCAGAAGCAATGGATGGATGATGCAAGAGATATAGGCCTCTCTGAGTTTTACTAAGAACCAGTGGCTTCCTCAGAGAAGAGCCCTGCATTAAACACAAATCATGAGTGAAATTGATAACACAATTCATCTGACTTGCCAATTTGCTGACAGAAAGTAGATTAAGTTTGAAGTGAGGGACATATAAGACATTATGTAATGTAATATCTGAAGAGATTGGGACTGTACCAGCATGAGTTATTTCAACTACATGCCCAGTAGGAAGAGAAACATTTAATAATGTTGATAATGGTGCAAATgtagaaaataattttttatgaAAGCACATATGGTCACTAGCTCCACTATCCAAAATCCATGTGATAGAATTTGAATCTGAAAAACAAGCAGTTGAGAGATTGATATTACCAGCAAAATTTGCAGTTGATGGTGTTGAATCTGTAGCTTGTGAATTCTTTAACAGAGTCATGAGTTGAGAGTACATCTCTGATGTAATCCCGGAAGTATTTGAGACAGGTGCTATGGAGCCAGTAGAAATTTCTGCCTGTGCAGCCTGAGCAGTTCTCTTTGGTTTTGTGAATTTGAAGTCTGCTGGAAATCCATGTAGCTTATAACATTTGTCCACAGTGTGGCCAGTTTTCTTGCAATAGTTGCAAGTGAGATTGCTTCTTTTTGAGTCAAAACCAGGTTTCTTAGCAAACTGATGAACTGGTGGTTTGGAAGAATTCACATAAAGTGAAGCAGAATCAGCCATAAATTATACTCCAGAGTGAATCTCTCTCTGGGATTCTTCCTGAAGAAGTATGCTATAGACTTGACTGAGATTAGGCAATGGTGTTTTCATCAGAATAGAACCACGTATAGCAGTGTATGAATCATTCAAGCCCATAAGAAATTGAATTACTCGCTGATCTTGTTGAAATTTAGAAAGTTTGATGGATGCACCACATGTACAGCCACAAGAACATGCAGGAATAATAGCTAAAGAATCAACATCATCCCAAAGCACTTTCAGCTTGGTGAAGTAATCAGGAATATTACTATTTCCTTGAGAAATTTTAGATAACTCCTTGTGCAAAGCAAACAACTGAGTACCATTAGGAGAACCATAACGTTCTTCTAATTCTTGCCACATTTGATGAGCAGAATTAGAGAAAATCACACTACGACCAATAGATTTCGACAAAGATCCAAGTAGCCATGATATAACCATATCATTACACCTCGACCAGCTCTTAAAGGTAGGATCAGTTGCATTTGGTTTGAGTAACATTCCATCGATAAATCCTAACTTATTTCGAGCTGACAAAGCAATGATCATAGAGCGTTTCCAGTTACTAAAACCACTACCGTCAAACGGATCACTAATGAGCTTCATACCAGGATTATCCAAGAATTGAGAAATAGAGGATTATCTTGATCAAGAAGTGTTCTAGAACTAGTATCTGATGTGTTCGCAGAACCCGAAGCAGCCATGGCAAATATGTACTCGAAGCAGAACTCAAGATTCACATGTAACAAGTACTTGCTTAGATCAAATATGTATTGAAAGAACTAATCAATTCTGAAGATTTAATGAAGCAAATAAGCGAAGAAGATAAGCAGCGGAGATAGATGCAATTACTCAGTGTAAAATAACACACAAACAATACAGATTATATAAATCTGATAAACGAATCAAGAAGAGAAATAAAACCTAATCGAAGAGATTGATCGATTCGACGATCGACGAAGCACGTATCGATCGATGAGAAAACGTAACAGATTCAACCGAGATCGGAGATTTCTTACTTTGATTCGATGAGAAAATGTAACAGATTCAACCGAGATCGAAGAtttctagctctgataccatgttgtaATTGCAGATTCAATAAACTGTGGAACTTGTAGAGAGATGTAAAGTTGCAGAGAGATGCAAGAGAGAGTGAGAGAAAAATGAATATTACATTTCCTGATTAGAATGTGTGTTTTTGTACAACTAGATCATTCAACTTGCTACAAAGAAAGGAGCTGACTATATATACAATACACATCTGTAACTAACTAACAAACTATGGCGGGAAAACTAACAGCTggaatatataaaataatttacttatcaaattttatttattacGTAATATGACCAACAGTTTCCGTGTTCTTGAGCtgaatagtgtttgggaatataaaacgaggaacacaaaaTATTccgggaaatatatattcgtaaaTAAATCCgtgaggggt
The sequence above is drawn from the Apium graveolens cultivar Ventura chromosome 2, ASM990537v1, whole genome shotgun sequence genome and encodes:
- the LOC141701207 gene encoding uncharacterized protein LOC141701207, producing MKLISDPFDGSGFSNWKRSMIIALSARNKLGFIDGMLLKPNATDPTFKSWSRCNDMVISWLLGSLSKSIGRSVIFSNSAHQMWQELEERYGSPNGTQLFALHKELSKISQGNSNIPDYFTKLKVLWDDVDSLAIIPACSCGCTCGASIKLSKFQQDQRVIQFLMGLNDSYTAIRGSILMKTPLPNLSQVYSILLQEESQREIHSGV